One Synechococcus sp. JA-2-3B'a(2-13) genomic window carries:
- the fusA gene encoding elongation factor G: MARTVPLERVRNIGIAAHIDAGKTTTTERILFYSGLVHKIGEVHDGTAVTDWMAQERERGITITAAAITTRWTKRDPANPSQPLSGAPEYTINIIDTPGHVDFTIEVERSMRVLDGVIAVFDSVGGVQPQSETVWRQANRYNVPRIAFVNKMDRMGANFLKVYNQIRERLKANAVPIQLPIGAEDGFCGIVDLVRMQARIYMDEIGKDIRPAPIPEEMKDLVAEYRAKLVEAVAETDEALMEKYFAEEDLSEADLMAGLRKGTISGQIVPMLCGSAFKNKGVQMLLDAVVDYLPSPVDIPAIKGVLPDGSEVSRRASDDEPFSALAFKLMSDKYGDLTFIRVYSGVLTKGTYVLNSTKNKKERISRLVVLKADERLDVDELRAGDLGAVVGLKDTTTGDTLCDENAPVILESLFIPEPVISVAVEPKTKADIDKLSKALQALAKEDPTFRVSVDPETNQTIISGMGELHLEILVDRMLREFNVEANVGNPQVAYRETIRKPVSRVEGKFVRQSGGRGQYGHVVIDLEPAEPGTGFEFVSKIVGGVVPKEYIGPAEQGIREACESGVLAGYPLIDIRATLVDGSYHEVDSSEMAFKIAGSMALKEAARRASPTLLEPMMKVEVEVPEAFVGDVIGDINARRGQMEGMNTEGGITKVNAKVPLAEMFGYATDIRSKTQGRGTFTMEFSHYEEVPRSIAEAIIAKNKGNE; this comes from the coding sequence GTGGCACGCACAGTTCCCCTAGAACGAGTCCGAAACATCGGCATCGCGGCTCACATCGATGCTGGCAAGACCACGACCACAGAGCGGATTCTCTTCTACTCCGGTCTGGTGCACAAAATTGGCGAAGTTCACGACGGAACTGCGGTCACCGATTGGATGGCCCAGGAGCGGGAGCGGGGCATCACCATCACCGCTGCGGCCATCACCACCCGTTGGACTAAGCGGGATCCCGCAAATCCTTCCCAGCCCCTCTCCGGCGCACCGGAGTACACCATCAACATCATCGATACTCCTGGGCACGTCGATTTCACCATTGAAGTTGAGCGCTCCATGCGGGTGCTGGATGGGGTGATCGCCGTCTTTGACTCGGTGGGCGGCGTGCAGCCTCAGTCTGAGACCGTCTGGCGGCAAGCCAATCGTTACAATGTGCCCCGCATTGCCTTCGTCAACAAAATGGATCGCATGGGGGCCAATTTCCTCAAGGTTTACAACCAGATCCGGGAGCGCCTCAAGGCCAATGCTGTGCCCATCCAACTGCCCATCGGTGCCGAAGACGGGTTTTGCGGCATTGTTGACTTGGTGCGGATGCAAGCCCGCATTTATATGGATGAGATCGGCAAAGACATTCGTCCAGCCCCCATCCCTGAGGAGATGAAAGATCTCGTGGCAGAGTATCGGGCCAAGCTGGTGGAAGCAGTGGCCGAGACGGACGAAGCTCTGATGGAAAAGTACTTCGCCGAAGAAGATCTGAGCGAAGCCGACTTGATGGCGGGTCTGCGCAAAGGCACGATCAGCGGCCAAATTGTGCCCATGCTGTGTGGCTCTGCCTTCAAGAACAAGGGAGTCCAGATGCTGCTGGATGCGGTGGTGGATTACCTGCCCTCGCCTGTGGATATTCCGGCCATCAAGGGGGTGCTGCCAGATGGCTCAGAAGTGTCCCGCCGTGCCAGCGACGATGAGCCCTTCTCCGCCCTGGCCTTCAAGTTGATGAGTGATAAGTACGGGGATCTCACCTTTATTCGCGTCTACTCGGGGGTGTTGACCAAAGGTACTTATGTGCTCAACTCCACCAAGAACAAGAAGGAGCGAATTTCGCGGTTGGTGGTGCTGAAGGCCGATGAACGCTTGGACGTGGATGAGCTGCGGGCAGGAGATCTGGGAGCTGTGGTGGGCCTCAAGGACACCACCACCGGAGACACCCTCTGCGACGAAAATGCGCCGGTGATCCTGGAGTCTCTGTTTATCCCAGAGCCGGTGATCTCAGTAGCGGTAGAACCCAAAACCAAAGCCGATATCGATAAGCTCTCCAAGGCCCTGCAGGCCCTGGCCAAGGAGGATCCCACCTTCCGCGTGTCTGTGGATCCCGAGACCAATCAAACCATCATCTCTGGGATGGGCGAGCTGCACCTGGAGATCTTGGTGGATCGGATGCTGCGGGAGTTCAACGTAGAAGCCAATGTTGGCAACCCACAGGTGGCCTACCGCGAAACCATTCGCAAGCCGGTCAGCCGCGTGGAAGGCAAGTTTGTTCGCCAGAGCGGTGGCCGTGGCCAGTACGGCCATGTGGTGATCGACCTAGAGCCGGCGGAGCCGGGTACAGGGTTTGAGTTTGTTTCCAAAATTGTGGGTGGCGTCGTGCCCAAGGAATACATTGGGCCGGCTGAGCAAGGGATCCGAGAAGCCTGCGAATCCGGTGTGCTGGCGGGCTATCCCTTGATCGACATCCGCGCCACCCTGGTGGATGGCTCCTACCACGAGGTGGACTCCAGCGAAATGGCCTTCAAGATCGCCGGTTCGATGGCTCTGAAGGAGGCCGCTCGCAGGGCAAGCCCTACCCTGCTGGAGCCGATGATGAAGGTCGAGGTGGAAGTCCCTGAAGCCTTTGTGGGGGATGTCATCGGGGACATCAACGCCCGCCGCGGCCAGATGGAGGGGATGAATACAGAAGGCGGCATTACCAAAGTCAATGCCAAAGTTCCCTTGGCGGAGATGTTTGGCTATGCCACCGACATTCGCTCCAAGACCCAGGGTCGAGGCACCTTCACGATGGAGTTCAGCCACTACGAGGAAGTTCCTCGCAGTATCGCCGAAGCCATCATTGCCAAAAACAAAGGAAATGAGTAG
- the tuf gene encoding elongation factor Tu: MARAKFERTKPHVNVGTIGHVDHGKTTLTAAITTTLAALGQATAKRYDEIDAAPEEKARGITINTAHVEYQTANRHYAHVDCPGHADYVKNMITGAAQMDGAILVVSAADGPMPQTREHILLARQVGVPSLVVFLNKADMVDDPELLELVELEVRELLSKYDFPGDDVPIIRGSALKALERMTANPKTQRGEDPWVDKIYELMDAVDSYIPTPERDVDKPFLMAVEDVFSITGRGTVATGRIERGRIKVGETVELVGLRETRSTTVTGLEMFQKTLDEGIAGDNVGVLLRGIQKNEVERGMVLAKPKTITPHTNFESEVYVLKKEEGGRHTPFFAGYRPQFYVRTTDVTGTISSFTADDGSQPEMVMPGDRVKMTVELIQPIAIEQGMRFAIREGGRTVGAGVVSKILK, from the coding sequence ATGGCACGCGCTAAGTTTGAACGCACCAAACCCCATGTCAACGTTGGCACCATCGGCCATGTTGACCACGGCAAGACCACCCTGACGGCTGCCATCACCACCACCTTGGCTGCTTTGGGTCAGGCCACAGCCAAAAGGTACGATGAGATCGACGCAGCGCCAGAGGAAAAAGCTCGCGGCATTACCATCAACACCGCCCACGTCGAGTATCAGACTGCCAACCGTCACTACGCCCACGTGGATTGTCCCGGCCACGCCGACTACGTGAAGAACATGATCACAGGCGCGGCTCAGATGGATGGGGCCATCTTGGTGGTGTCTGCAGCTGATGGTCCCATGCCCCAAACACGGGAGCACATCCTGTTGGCCCGTCAGGTAGGGGTGCCCAGCTTGGTGGTCTTTCTGAACAAGGCAGACATGGTGGACGATCCAGAGCTGCTGGAGTTGGTGGAGCTGGAAGTGCGGGAGCTTCTCTCCAAATACGACTTCCCCGGCGACGACGTTCCCATCATCAGAGGATCGGCGCTGAAAGCCCTAGAAAGAATGACCGCCAACCCCAAAACCCAGCGGGGCGAAGATCCTTGGGTGGACAAAATTTATGAGCTGATGGATGCGGTGGACTCCTACATTCCCACGCCGGAGCGGGATGTGGACAAGCCCTTCCTGATGGCTGTGGAGGATGTCTTCTCGATTACTGGTCGGGGCACGGTGGCCACGGGCCGGATCGAGCGGGGCCGCATCAAAGTGGGCGAAACGGTGGAATTGGTGGGCCTGCGGGAAACTCGCTCCACCACTGTTACTGGCCTGGAAATGTTCCAAAAAACCCTCGATGAGGGGATCGCCGGCGACAACGTTGGTGTGCTGTTGCGCGGCATTCAGAAGAACGAAGTGGAGCGCGGCATGGTGCTGGCCAAGCCCAAGACCATTACTCCCCACACCAACTTCGAGTCTGAGGTGTATGTCCTCAAGAAAGAGGAGGGAGGTCGCCACACGCCCTTCTTTGCCGGCTATCGTCCTCAGTTCTATGTGCGCACCACCGATGTAACCGGCACCATCTCTTCCTTCACGGCTGATGACGGATCCCAGCCAGAGATGGTGATGCCTGGTGACCGCGTTAAGATGACGGTGGAGCTGATCCAGCCCATCGCCATTGAGCAGGGGATGCGCTTTGCTATCCGCGAGGGTGGCCGTACTGTCGGAGCGGGTGTTGTCTCCAAGATCCTGAAGTAA
- the rpsJ gene encoding 30S ribosomal protein S10: protein MPTLTQQKIRIRLKAYDHRLLDTSCDKIVDTARRTDAVPVGPIPLPTRRRIYCVLRSPHIDKDSREHFETRTHRRIIDIYSPSSKTIDALMKLDLPAGVDIEVKL, encoded by the coding sequence ATGCCTACCTTGACTCAACAGAAAATTCGCATCCGCCTGAAGGCTTACGATCATCGGCTGCTGGATACTTCCTGCGACAAAATCGTGGATACGGCTCGTCGTACCGACGCCGTGCCGGTTGGCCCGATTCCTTTGCCTACTCGGCGCCGCATCTACTGTGTGCTGCGCTCCCCCCACATCGACAAGGACTCGCGGGAACATTTTGAAACCCGCACCCACCGGCGCATTATCGACATCTATTCCCCCTCTTCCAAAACCATCGATGCTCTCATGAAGCTGGATCTGCCGGCAGGGGTAGATATCGAGGTGAAGCTGTGA